DNA sequence from the Gemmatimonadaceae bacterium genome:
CTCGCGGCGGCATGGATTCCAGCAAGGCGGGCATCGCGTGTCGATCCCGTCGTTGCCCTGCGATCCGAATGATGCCGCGCCACTCATATCTCGGAGCTCTGTTTATGCGCGCCGTCCTTTTGCTCTTGTTGGCCACGGGCGTGATCTCGGCACCGTCGACTGCGGTATCGCAGCGTTTCACCGGGAAGAGTCCCGCTCGGGGACTCCCCACCCCCGTGATGCTCTTCAACGCAGATGAGTTCTCGCATAGTCTGGCTGGGATCGGCGACGATCTCTTCATCAGCGGGCAGCCTGACGAAGCGGGACTCCGCCGAATGCACGATCTCGGAGTGACGACAATCGTCAATCTTCGAACGCCGGAGGAGATGCGAACCGTACCGTTCGACGAACCGGCCCTCGCCGCTCGACTCGGGATGACGTACGTCTTTCTTCCGAGCGGGGACACGGACCATCCCTTTGATCCGGGGACGGTGACCCAGTTCAGCGACGCGCTCGGCCGCACCAAGGGGAAGGTGCTGCTGCACTGCGCGGTGGGCTGGCGCGCGCGGCACCTGTGGGCCGCCTACCTCATCAAGGAGCGTGGAACATCCGTCGACAGCGCTCTCGCGAACGCGCGAGCACTTGGACCGATGACTCGGGACACGAACAAACCGGCGCCGGTGGAACAGTACCTTGGGCGCGAACTTCCTGAACTTCGCGTTCCTTCCGCTGGGCGGAGGACCGCGGCCCCATAGCGGGTCTAATATCCGCCGTCACTCGCCAACTTGGGACGTAAGTCCGGCGCGTTTAATTGTCTAAGTGTCTTTGTCAGTCGGGCCAATGGGCCGTCATCAGCGGCTAATCCGTCATTGGCATACGGCGGCTTTCACGTACAGATCGAGAATTGCCCGGACTAGGTGACATAGCTCGTCATCGCTCAACGTCTCGGCGGTGGCGGCGGCCTCCCCTACAAGCGCGGCGCCAAACCTGCAGAGCAACGTCAATTTTCTCGACCGCAATGTGCGGCTCACGCGTGTCGCGCGCGCATCACTCGCGTACGAGGTGCGGCTTCCCGAAGACTTCCAGTGGACGACCGAGGCGCTCGCCAGCCGAGGCCTGTCGGACGCTGCCGTCCAAAATCTGAACCTGAACGCACCGGTGGGGCGCAAAAAGACGCACCGGTTTTAGTCGCGCTACACCAAAATCATCGCACGGCGATTGACATGAGCAGATTCACTCGCGGCATTGCGCTCCGAGTAAGCCAGGGGCTTGGAAAGGGCGACGCAAGACCCGGTTCTCCTCTTCTCGCGCGGCACGGCAATGCCCCGCTCGCGCAATACGGCGCGGAACACCCGCTGCGCTCGCGTCACATGCTTGGCGATCATCTTCACCGAGCAGCCGAGCGTTCGGGCGGCCTCGGCGTACGTTTGGCTGTCCTCCCTCACCGCGACGAAGGCTTGGCGGCAGCGCGGCGGCAGAGAATCAAGCGTTCGGCGGTACAGCGCTTCCAACTCTCGCGCCTCCCACTGGACCTCCGGATTCATCCAAGCGCGCCGGCCTGCTGAGATCTCGCCCAGGAATGTCCAATCCCGTGCACCCGCGCGCCGGCGCCGCAGCCGCATGTCGCTCCGTCGGCGCATGACGATGGTCGCGACGTACGCGTCGACACGTTCCGGCCGAATCGCGGCACCCGCGCGGATCCGCCTCAAGAAGTCCAGCGCCATGTCCTGCGCGATGTCGTCCGCCCGCTGCCTGCCTTTGACGAGACGCTTTGCCAACGCACGCGCGCTCGCGTGCACGCGCACCGCGAGCTGTGCATCCTTGTCTTCATCCGGGGTCTTCCGCCCGACTTCGTCGAGCAGCCGCAGCCGGCGTCGGACGCGCTGAGCAACTCGCTGACGAGCCGAACGTTGAACGGCGCCGCTCGGCGCGGCGCGACGATCGGCCTCGACGCCGAGGCGACGCGGTCGCCAAGCGGTGAAAGTGCTCGACTCCCTCGTCGAGCCGCTCATCAAGGGCAACCTCGCGTTGCTTGGCCAGTGGACGGCGGCCAAGCGGTTCGGCGGCAAGGCGAGCGCGCCGACGAGCACGTCGATCGACGCGGCGGCGAGGGGTCCGGCGACATCCGTCGTCGCGACGCTCGCCGACGTTGTGCCGTCACCGGTTCAGCCGGCAGCGGCGCAGCCGGTCAGCGCAGCGCCTGCTCTTTCGGAGGCGACCAGCCGGCTCCGTGGTAAGAGAGGCTAGCTCATTGCCGATGAGAGCGTGGTGACGGGCCTATCGCCCGGCACCACGCGAGTCCTCGCGGTGGTCGAGCTCGGGCGGGCGGCGAGGGTTTGGGGAGAGACCGGTGCGGAGCTCTCTGCCGCGTCGCGCGAAGCTCCAGCTCTTGATCAAGACCACGCACAAGGAGGCGTGAGAGGGCGTGAATTTGTTTTCGTCTCTCCTCAGAAGATGCGCCGGTTTCGGGTTTATGGGTCAGATCCGCTAGTGTTCGCGATGGCCAAACCCGTCTCTCCCTATCGCTCGCTGGCACCCGCGCGTCGGCTCGCCTTGATGACGCACTTCATCAAGTCGAGTCCCCAGGCTCGTGAGTTGTATGTCCAGCGTATGGCGTCTCGCC
Encoded proteins:
- a CDS encoding sulfur transferase domain-containing protein, which produces MRAVLLLLLATGVISAPSTAVSQRFTGKSPARGLPTPVMLFNADEFSHSLAGIGDDLFISGQPDEAGLRRMHDLGVTTIVNLRTPEEMRTVPFDEPALAARLGMTYVFLPSGDTDHPFDPGTVTQFSDALGRTKGKVLLHCAVGWRARHLWAAYLIKERGTSVDSALANARALGPMTRDTNKPAPVEQYLGRELPELRVPSAGRRTAAP
- a CDS encoding sigma-70 family RNA polymerase sigma factor — protein: MRVHASARALAKRLVKGRQRADDIAQDMALDFLRRIRAGAAIRPERVDAYVATIVMRRRSDMRLRRRRAGARDWTFLGEISAGRRAWMNPEVQWEARELEALYRRTLDSLPPRCRQAFVAVREDSQTYAEAARTLGCSVKMIAKHVTRAQRVFRAVLRERGIAVPREKRRTGSCVALSKPLAYSERNAASESAHVNRRAMILV